The Gemmata palustris genome includes a region encoding these proteins:
- a CDS encoding PQQ-binding-like beta-propeller repeat protein — translation MRSVYVLFALALGAAPVTADDWGQWLGPKRDAVWNEKGLVTKFPKDGPTVVWRKPIAAGYAGPAVVGDKLYIMDREKAEADPKKPLPKGTLPGNERVLCMNVADGKTIWTHTYDCPYTNVSYPSGPRTTPVVDGDRLYTLGTMGDLLCLNAADGKPIWSKNFAKDYKAPVPAWGWSAHLLLDGDTLVALVGGDGQAVVAFDKKTGKEKWKALSTKEICYSPPIVTEAGGKRQLIVWLSEALYSLDLTTGAEYWKHKHPDAGEVARPAVSIITPKRAGDKLLVSSFYHGTLCLTLDKDKPAATVAWRSKSSYPKPIDGLNAVMTSLLVKDGHVYGVAGMGELICQKLDTGAVVRTGDEIFGDKAAFCGSVFWVDAGGVVYGLTDQGDLVILKLSPEKCDVLASAHVLEPTHAAKGRKAVWAHPAFADRRVYFKNDKEIVCVSLAVG, via the coding sequence ATGCGTTCCGTGTACGTGTTGTTTGCACTCGCGCTTGGTGCCGCGCCGGTTACCGCTGACGATTGGGGGCAGTGGCTCGGCCCGAAGCGCGACGCCGTGTGGAACGAGAAGGGGCTCGTCACCAAGTTCCCGAAGGACGGCCCGACCGTCGTGTGGCGGAAGCCGATCGCGGCCGGGTACGCGGGGCCGGCAGTTGTTGGCGACAAGCTCTACATCATGGACCGTGAGAAGGCGGAAGCCGATCCGAAGAAGCCGCTGCCCAAGGGCACGCTGCCGGGCAACGAGCGCGTGCTGTGCATGAACGTGGCCGACGGTAAGACCATCTGGACGCACACTTACGACTGCCCCTACACGAACGTGTCGTACCCCAGTGGTCCGCGCACGACGCCCGTTGTGGACGGCGACCGGCTGTACACGCTCGGCACAATGGGCGACCTCCTCTGCCTGAACGCGGCGGACGGGAAGCCGATCTGGTCGAAGAATTTCGCGAAGGATTACAAGGCGCCCGTGCCCGCGTGGGGCTGGTCCGCGCACCTGTTGCTCGACGGCGACACGCTCGTCGCGCTCGTCGGCGGTGACGGGCAGGCGGTGGTCGCGTTTGACAAGAAGACTGGTAAGGAGAAGTGGAAGGCACTTTCCACGAAGGAGATTTGCTATTCACCGCCGATCGTGACAGAAGCCGGCGGGAAGCGCCAGCTCATCGTGTGGCTGTCCGAAGCACTGTACTCCCTGGACCTGACTACAGGCGCGGAATACTGGAAGCACAAGCACCCGGACGCGGGCGAGGTAGCGCGCCCGGCCGTGTCGATCATCACCCCGAAGCGGGCGGGGGACAAGCTGCTCGTCTCGTCGTTCTACCACGGCACGCTCTGCCTCACGCTCGACAAGGACAAGCCGGCGGCAACGGTCGCGTGGCGCTCGAAGTCCTCGTACCCCAAGCCGATTGACGGGCTCAACGCGGTGATGACGAGCCTGCTCGTGAAGGACGGGCACGTGTACGGCGTAGCGGGGATGGGCGAACTCATTTGCCAGAAGCTAGACACCGGCGCGGTGGTGCGCACGGGCGATGAAATTTTCGGCGACAAGGCCGCGTTCTGCGGGTCGGTGTTCTGGGTGGACGCGGGCGGAGTCGTCTACGGGCTGACCGATCAGGGCGATTTGGTCATTCTGAAACTGTCCCCCGAAAAATGTGACGTACTCGCTTCGGCGCACGTCCTCGAACCGACGCACGCCGCGAAGGGCCGCAAAGCAGTTTGGGCACACCCCGCGTTCGCGGACCGGCGCGTGTACTTCAAGAACGATAAGGAAATCGTCTGTGTTTCGCTCGCGGTGGGGTGA
- a CDS encoding aminotransferase class V-fold PLP-dependent enzyme encodes MLTAESRRRDFPTLEGKTYLNTAAEGIPPLAVGEALQQYFRDKQLGMDGRIPHAAQWEAAKALTAKFFGLSPAEIGICSCSSEAYNLAALALQLKPGDEVVVTDLDFPASSTPWLQPSCPATTRVWRHRNGALRIEDLVPLLNTKTRLVTVSLVSFYSGFQVALPPIVEAVRKHSPALLAVDVTQALGRVPLELAGADLIVSSTHKWILASHGGGLVGVPKERAAEWTAPAGGWFNLEDAFGPGSFETVKSKPGAASFMVGMPNYPALYAIRAALEYIRGVGVAQIDAHARPLIEHCLAELKKLPVELLTPNEPESVAGILAFKHPNAAALQARLHAANIHVMNPAGRLRVAIHGYNTAEDVERLLKELKTALTVVG; translated from the coding sequence ATGCTCACCGCGGAATCACGCCGACGCGATTTCCCCACGCTCGAAGGCAAGACGTACCTGAATACAGCCGCGGAGGGAATTCCGCCGCTCGCGGTGGGAGAGGCCCTTCAACAGTATTTCCGCGACAAGCAACTCGGCATGGACGGCCGAATCCCACACGCAGCACAGTGGGAAGCGGCGAAAGCGCTCACAGCGAAGTTTTTCGGGCTCAGCCCTGCGGAAATCGGGATCTGCTCGTGTTCGTCGGAAGCGTACAACCTCGCCGCACTTGCTCTTCAGTTGAAGCCGGGCGACGAAGTGGTTGTGACCGACCTCGACTTCCCCGCCAGTTCGACACCGTGGCTCCAGCCGTCGTGTCCGGCGACCACCCGCGTGTGGCGTCACCGAAATGGTGCCCTTCGTATCGAAGACCTCGTTCCGCTACTCAACACGAAAACGCGGTTGGTCACCGTCTCGCTCGTGAGTTTTTACAGCGGCTTCCAGGTCGCACTCCCGCCGATCGTGGAAGCGGTACGCAAGCACTCACCGGCCCTGCTCGCGGTGGACGTGACCCAAGCGCTCGGGCGCGTGCCACTCGAACTTGCGGGCGCGGACCTGATCGTCAGTAGCACGCACAAGTGGATACTCGCCTCACACGGCGGCGGGTTGGTCGGCGTGCCGAAAGAGCGGGCCGCGGAGTGGACCGCCCCCGCGGGCGGCTGGTTCAATCTGGAAGATGCGTTCGGCCCTGGGAGTTTCGAGACGGTTAAGAGCAAGCCCGGCGCGGCGAGCTTCATGGTCGGGATGCCGAACTACCCGGCCCTGTACGCGATTCGAGCCGCGCTGGAGTACATTCGCGGGGTCGGCGTTGCGCAGATCGATGCACACGCCCGGCCGCTCATCGAGCACTGCCTTGCAGAACTGAAGAAACTTCCCGTGGAACTGCTCACCCCGAACGAACCGGAGTCTGTCGCCGGAATCCTCGCGTTCAAGCACCCGAACGCGGCGGCGCTTCAAGCGCGGCTCCACGCGGCCAATATCCACGTGATGAACCCAGCCGGGCGCCTCCGTGTTGCGATCCACGGTTACAACACCGCTGAAGATGTCGAGAGGTTGCTGAAAGAATTGAAGACAGCACTCACGGTCGTCGGCTAA
- a CDS encoding mandelate racemase/muconate lactonizing enzyme family protein, whose product MKITGLETIYLPEYPSILFVAVHTDAGLTGVADTCYMPDSIAGYIHQFAAPMLIGHDPLAIELHWRRLYEVVAHTVGKGAELRGLSAIDVCLWDILGQAAGMPVWQVLGGATRDRIRTYNTCGGPSYGRAARGSVGYGTDGPQGKYEDLTAFMERADELALALLSEGLTGMKLWPFDFVAHYPGGGNNWRSFRGMFDPTIRSLGGHDISAADLNWALEPFRKIRSAVGDKMEIMVEGHGLWSLPAALKIARALEEFRPAWLEDLMRADDIDAIAELRRGTTCPILASEYLATRYEYRPLLEKQAADIVMIDPTWAGGITECKKVCAMAEAYKRPVAMHDCTGPLTLFAGIHLALNAPNAVYQESVRAYLRVNYPDLVTDMPVIERGHFLAPTKPGLGTALAPDIRTREGAVVRVSR is encoded by the coding sequence GTGAAGATCACCGGTCTCGAAACGATTTATCTGCCCGAGTACCCGTCCATTCTCTTCGTCGCGGTTCACACGGACGCGGGTTTAACGGGCGTAGCAGATACTTGCTACATGCCGGATTCGATCGCGGGGTACATCCACCAGTTCGCGGCGCCGATGTTGATCGGGCACGACCCGCTCGCGATCGAACTCCACTGGCGGCGCCTGTACGAGGTCGTCGCGCACACGGTCGGGAAGGGGGCCGAGCTGCGAGGGCTTTCGGCCATTGACGTGTGCTTGTGGGACATTTTGGGGCAGGCCGCGGGGATGCCCGTGTGGCAGGTGTTGGGCGGGGCCACGCGCGACCGCATCCGCACGTACAACACCTGCGGCGGGCCGAGTTACGGGCGGGCGGCACGCGGGAGCGTCGGCTACGGCACCGATGGCCCGCAGGGGAAGTACGAAGACCTCACGGCGTTCATGGAACGCGCGGACGAGTTGGCCCTGGCCCTGCTGTCCGAGGGGCTCACCGGGATGAAGTTGTGGCCGTTCGACTTCGTCGCGCACTACCCCGGTGGGGGGAATAACTGGCGCTCGTTTCGCGGCATGTTCGACCCCACGATTCGCTCACTTGGTGGGCACGATATTTCTGCGGCCGATCTCAATTGGGCGCTGGAGCCGTTCCGCAAGATCCGCAGTGCTGTCGGCGACAAGATGGAAATCATGGTGGAGGGGCACGGCCTCTGGTCGCTCCCCGCGGCACTCAAGATCGCCCGTGCGCTCGAGGAGTTCCGCCCCGCGTGGCTCGAAGACCTAATGCGTGCGGACGATATCGACGCGATTGCCGAACTGCGACGCGGAACAACGTGCCCGATCCTGGCCAGTGAGTACCTCGCCACGCGCTACGAGTACCGGCCGCTACTGGAGAAACAGGCCGCGGACATCGTGATGATCGACCCGACGTGGGCCGGCGGGATCACCGAGTGCAAGAAGGTGTGTGCGATGGCGGAGGCGTACAAGCGCCCGGTCGCGATGCACGACTGCACCGGCCCACTCACGCTGTTCGCGGGCATTCACCTCGCGCTGAACGCGCCGAACGCGGTCTACCAGGAATCCGTTCGAGCGTACTTGCGCGTGAACTACCCGGATCTTGTGACGGATATGCCGGTGATCGAGCGCGGTCACTTCCTCGCCCCTACGAAGCCGGGGCTGGGAACGGCGCTGGCGCCCGACATTCGCACGCGCGAAGGGGCCGTGGTGCGGGTATCTCGTTAG
- a CDS encoding SDR family oxidoreductase — protein sequence MADTGKVALVTGAGSGIGRAVSLALLREGYRVVLTGRRPDALAATLALAPAGASALTVTADVTDPASVRALFEQTKSKFGRLDVLFNNAGQGAPAIPLEDLTFEQWKKVVDVNLTGAFLCTQEAFKLMKAQSPRGGRIINNGSISATAPRPNSAPYTATKHAITGLTKSTSLDGRKYDIACGQIDIGNAATEMTARMKDGVPQPNGTVAVEPTMEVESVARAVVYMASLSLDANVLFMTVMATQMPLVGRG from the coding sequence ATGGCGGATACGGGAAAGGTCGCGCTCGTAACCGGTGCCGGGTCCGGCATCGGTCGGGCGGTTTCGCTCGCTCTCTTGCGCGAAGGCTATCGCGTCGTGCTCACGGGTCGGCGCCCGGACGCGCTGGCCGCGACCCTCGCACTGGCCCCGGCCGGTGCGAGCGCGCTCACGGTGACCGCGGACGTGACCGATCCGGCGTCCGTTCGCGCGCTCTTTGAGCAAACGAAGAGTAAATTCGGGCGACTCGACGTGCTGTTCAACAACGCGGGGCAGGGGGCGCCCGCAATTCCCCTGGAAGACCTCACATTCGAGCAGTGGAAGAAGGTCGTCGATGTGAACCTGACCGGCGCGTTCCTCTGCACGCAGGAAGCGTTCAAGCTGATGAAAGCGCAATCCCCGCGTGGGGGGCGAATCATCAACAACGGGTCCATCTCCGCGACCGCCCCGCGCCCGAACTCCGCGCCCTACACGGCGACCAAACACGCCATTACGGGGCTTACGAAGTCCACCTCCCTCGACGGCCGCAAGTACGACATCGCGTGCGGTCAGATCGACATCGGCAATGCCGCGACAGAGATGACCGCGAGGATGAAGGACGGCGTGCCGCAACCGAACGGCACGGTCGCGGTGGAGCCGACGATGGAGGTGGAGAGCGTGGCGCGAGCGGTCGTGTACATGGCGAGCCTGTCGCTCGATGCGAACGTGCTGTTCATGACCGTGATGGCTACACAGATGCCGCTCGTGGGGCGCGGGTGA
- a CDS encoding alpha/beta hydrolase: MARLLAPLALVLFVAAPALAQKDPPVPDTVVFEKNIEYTNPDNQHLQLNIAKPKGNGPFPAVLLIHGGGFRAGTREGYNTQIIRLAEHGYVAATVSYRLAPKYQFPAAIHDTKAAVRWLRANAKTHHIDPDRIGVTGGSAGGHLAQFLAVTAGVKEFEGDGGNPDQSSAVKCVVNVYGPSDFTKSYGKSVDAADVLPLFLGGNLEKAKPAHIRASPLYWVTPNAAPTLCIHGTEDKYVACEQAEWIVDKLKAASVEAELLKLEGAGHGFKGKDAETAEKAMIAFFDKHLKKK, from the coding sequence ATGGCACGACTCCTCGCTCCGCTCGCGCTCGTTCTTTTCGTCGCAGCGCCAGCACTGGCACAGAAAGACCCGCCGGTTCCCGACACGGTCGTGTTCGAGAAGAACATCGAGTACACGAACCCGGACAACCAGCACCTTCAGTTGAACATCGCGAAGCCGAAGGGCAACGGGCCGTTCCCCGCGGTCCTGCTCATTCACGGCGGCGGGTTCCGCGCGGGGACTCGCGAGGGGTACAACACGCAGATCATTCGACTCGCGGAACACGGGTACGTCGCGGCGACCGTGAGCTACCGTTTGGCGCCGAAGTACCAATTCCCGGCCGCGATTCACGACACGAAGGCCGCTGTGCGCTGGCTCCGCGCGAACGCCAAGACGCACCACATCGACCCGGACCGGATCGGCGTGACGGGCGGGTCCGCGGGCGGGCACCTCGCGCAGTTTCTGGCCGTGACCGCTGGTGTGAAAGAATTCGAGGGGGACGGTGGGAACCCGGACCAATCGAGTGCGGTAAAGTGCGTCGTGAACGTGTACGGACCGAGCGACTTCACCAAGTCCTATGGCAAGAGTGTGGACGCGGCCGACGTGCTCCCGTTGTTCCTGGGCGGGAACCTGGAGAAGGCCAAGCCCGCTCACATCCGCGCCAGCCCGCTGTATTGGGTGACCCCGAACGCGGCCCCGACGCTGTGCATTCACGGGACCGAAGACAAGTACGTCGCGTGCGAGCAGGCCGAGTGGATCGTGGACAAGTTGAAGGCCGCGAGCGTGGAAGCGGAGTTGCTGAAACTCGAAGGTGCCGGCCACGGGTTCAAGGGCAAGGACGCAGAGACCGCGGAGAAGGCGATGATCGCGTTCTTCGACAAACACCTGAAGAAGAAGTAA
- a CDS encoding NAD(P)-dependent oxidoreductase: MKVLLIGASGTIGQRILAEALGRGHTVTAVTRDPSKVPARAGVTAVKGDVLDAGSLASAARGHDVVISAFGPSGGQDASKVVDAARAQIAGLKTAGVKRLVVVGGAGSLEVAPGVQVVDAPEFPAAWKGIALAHRDALGVYRKEAGDLEWTYISPPALIEPGERTGTFRVGGDQLLVDANGQSRISAEDYAIALVDEVETPKHARKRFTVAY, translated from the coding sequence GTGAAGGTTCTACTCATCGGTGCGAGCGGAACGATCGGTCAGCGTATTCTGGCCGAAGCACTCGGCCGCGGGCACACGGTCACCGCAGTGACGCGCGACCCCTCGAAGGTTCCCGCCCGGGCCGGGGTAACGGCCGTTAAGGGCGATGTCCTTGATGCCGGGAGTCTCGCGAGTGCGGCGCGCGGGCACGATGTGGTTATCAGCGCGTTCGGACCGAGCGGTGGTCAGGATGCGTCGAAAGTGGTGGACGCGGCTCGCGCTCAAATCGCCGGACTGAAGACTGCAGGGGTGAAGCGGCTCGTCGTGGTCGGCGGTGCGGGCAGCCTCGAAGTTGCTCCCGGTGTGCAGGTGGTGGATGCGCCCGAGTTCCCGGCCGCGTGGAAGGGGATCGCACTCGCTCACCGCGACGCACTGGGGGTGTACCGGAAGGAAGCCGGCGACCTGGAATGGACTTACATCAGCCCGCCGGCGCTGATCGAACCGGGCGAGCGAACGGGCACGTTCCGCGTGGGTGGCGACCAACTCCTCGTTGACGCGAACGGACAGAGCCGGATCTCTGCCGAAGACTACGCGATCGCGCTGGTCGACGAAGTCGAAACTCCGAAACATGCTCGCAAGCGGTTCACGGTGGCTTACTAA
- a CDS encoding Rrf2 family transcriptional regulator — MTKSSRFVIATHVLALLAHGDGEPITSDWIAGSVNTNPVVIRRILAMLAKAGLVATQEGARGGTRLARPAAEIDLLAVYRAVETGDLFASHPQPPNPDCPVGCNIQGVLAPTLDAAEDAMTRSLAKTSVADVVRQVKAAK; from the coding sequence ATGACAAAAAGTAGCCGATTCGTGATCGCGACTCACGTACTCGCTTTGCTCGCGCACGGCGACGGTGAGCCGATCACGTCGGACTGGATCGCGGGGAGCGTGAACACGAACCCCGTTGTGATTCGCCGAATTCTGGCAATGCTCGCGAAAGCGGGTCTGGTAGCGACCCAAGAAGGTGCGCGGGGCGGAACGCGACTGGCCCGACCCGCGGCGGAGATCGATCTCTTGGCCGTGTACCGGGCGGTGGAGACGGGCGATCTGTTCGCATCACACCCACAGCCACCGAACCCGGATTGTCCGGTCGGGTGCAATATCCAGGGCGTGCTGGCTCCGACTCTCGATGCGGCCGAGGACGCGATGACGCGGAGCCTCGCGAAGACGAGCGTGGCGGATGTTGTTCGGCAAGTAAAAGCAGCGAAGTAG
- a CDS encoding DUF255 domain-containing protein, translating into MIRALLVSMLVLVPTTVRADEPKPKGPPATDVLAEAMTAAKKDGKAVFLAFGSPTCGWCKYLDKFTARPAVAKTLTPHVVFVKVDVVDNPGGEKLYEKYAPEPGGVPVWVFLSAEGKVLADSFAEEKGKKQNVGFPYEPTELAHYEKALRTALPKLTDAEVTDVMKELKDAGPKREKKDDKK; encoded by the coding sequence ATGATCCGTGCTCTGCTCGTTTCGATGCTCGTGCTGGTCCCCACAACGGTCCGGGCCGACGAGCCCAAACCGAAGGGGCCGCCCGCGACTGACGTTCTGGCCGAAGCAATGACCGCGGCGAAGAAGGACGGGAAGGCGGTGTTCCTGGCGTTCGGCTCCCCGACGTGCGGGTGGTGCAAGTACCTGGACAAGTTCACCGCCCGCCCCGCGGTGGCGAAGACCCTCACCCCGCACGTGGTGTTCGTGAAGGTGGACGTGGTCGACAACCCGGGCGGGGAGAAGTTGTACGAGAAGTACGCGCCCGAACCGGGCGGGGTGCCGGTGTGGGTCTTCCTGTCGGCCGAGGGTAAGGTGCTGGCCGACTCGTTCGCAGAAGAGAAGGGCAAGAAGCAGAACGTCGGGTTCCCCTACGAGCCGACCGAACTGGCTCACTACGAGAAGGCCCTGCGGACCGCGTTGCCGAAGTTGACCGACGCCGAAGTCACGGACGTGATGAAGGAGTTGAAGGACGCCGGGCCGAAGAGGGAGAAGAAGGACGACAAAAAGTAA
- a CDS encoding SDR family NAD(P)-dependent oxidoreductase, with product MSKKLEGKVALVTGGSRGIGAATAEALARDGATVAISYSASPDKAAAVVKKLEALGVKAAAFAADQADPKAVEALVESVVKKFGRLDVLVNNAGVFVQGALGDPNADIAALDREQAINVGGVVTAVRAAAKHLPTGGRIITIGSVIASRVAFPGLAGYAAAKAAVVGYTKGWARDLGAKGITVNVIQPGPINTDMNPDSGDFAETQKASTALGRYGRPEELAAAVAFLASPEASYITGTVLDVDGGYGA from the coding sequence ATGTCGAAGAAACTCGAAGGCAAAGTCGCGCTGGTCACGGGCGGGTCGCGCGGCATCGGTGCGGCGACCGCTGAAGCCCTGGCCCGCGACGGCGCAACGGTCGCGATCAGCTACAGCGCATCGCCGGACAAAGCGGCCGCAGTGGTCAAAAAACTCGAAGCTCTGGGCGTGAAAGCGGCGGCGTTCGCGGCCGACCAAGCCGACCCGAAAGCGGTCGAAGCGCTGGTCGAGTCCGTGGTGAAGAAGTTCGGCCGACTCGATGTACTTGTGAACAATGCTGGCGTGTTCGTGCAAGGCGCCCTCGGCGACCCGAACGCGGACATCGCCGCGCTGGACCGCGAACAGGCGATCAACGTGGGCGGCGTGGTGACCGCGGTGCGCGCGGCCGCGAAGCACCTCCCGACCGGCGGGCGCATCATCACCATCGGCTCGGTGATCGCCAGCCGGGTCGCGTTCCCCGGGCTCGCGGGTTACGCAGCGGCGAAGGCCGCTGTGGTGGGTTATACGAAGGGCTGGGCACGGGATCTGGGAGCGAAGGGAATTACCGTGAACGTGATTCAGCCCGGGCCGATCAACACCGATATGAACCCGGACAGCGGAGATTTTGCGGAGACCCAGAAAGCGAGTACCGCGCTGGGCCGGTACGGGCGCCCGGAAGAACTCGCGGCGGCCGTCGCGTTCCTCGCCAGCCCGGAGGCGTCCTACATCACCGGCACCGTCCTTGATGTGGACGGCGGGTACGGCGCGTAG
- a CDS encoding class I SAM-dependent methyltransferase, giving the protein MSSQGPSPALFFDTISAFQRTEALRATLELDLFTHIAAGQITAAQLAEACQAAPRGVRILADYLTILGFLRKHDDRYELTPDTNTFLNRKSPAYLGGAAEFLLTPQLQECFQNLTAAVKRGGTAVSAEGTVSHDNPIWVAFARAMGPIMQLPAQLLAGLVGGDHQQPLRVLDVAAGHGLFGLAVAERYPRARITALDWPNVLAVANENAKRAGAADRYDLLPGSAFDTDWGGPYDVVLLTNFFHHFDADTCVKLAAKAHAALVPGGRAITLEFIPDADRINPPGTATFALTMLATTARGDAYTFAEYERIFAQAGFGRNEFHALPPTMQQAVVSYKK; this is encoded by the coding sequence ATGAGCTCGCAAGGCCCGTCCCCCGCACTGTTCTTCGATACGATCAGCGCCTTCCAGCGGACCGAAGCGCTCCGGGCCACACTCGAGCTCGACCTGTTTACCCACATCGCCGCCGGACAGATCACGGCGGCGCAACTCGCGGAAGCCTGCCAAGCGGCCCCGCGGGGCGTGCGCATTCTGGCCGACTACCTCACCATCCTCGGGTTCTTGCGCAAGCACGACGACCGATACGAACTCACGCCCGACACGAACACGTTCCTCAATCGCAAGTCGCCGGCCTATCTCGGGGGCGCGGCCGAGTTCCTACTCACGCCGCAACTGCAGGAGTGCTTCCAAAACTTGACCGCGGCCGTGAAGCGCGGCGGAACAGCGGTTTCGGCCGAAGGAACGGTTTCGCACGACAACCCGATCTGGGTCGCGTTCGCCCGCGCGATGGGACCGATCATGCAGCTCCCGGCTCAACTGCTCGCCGGGCTCGTTGGCGGGGACCACCAGCAACCGTTGCGCGTCCTCGATGTGGCCGCGGGGCACGGGCTGTTCGGGCTGGCGGTCGCGGAGCGCTACCCGCGCGCTCGAATTACGGCACTGGACTGGCCGAACGTGCTCGCGGTGGCGAACGAGAACGCGAAACGGGCGGGCGCGGCCGATCGTTACGATCTGCTCCCGGGGAGCGCGTTCGATACCGATTGGGGCGGCCCTTACGACGTCGTGCTGCTGACGAATTTCTTCCACCACTTCGACGCCGACACGTGCGTGAAGCTGGCAGCGAAAGCGCACGCGGCACTCGTGCCGGGTGGTCGCGCGATCACGCTGGAGTTCATCCCCGATGCCGATCGCATCAACCCGCCCGGAACGGCCACGTTCGCGCTGACGATGCTCGCGACCACGGCCCGCGGCGACGCTTACACGTTCGCGGAGTACGAGCGGATCTTCGCGCAGGCGGGGTTCGGGCGCAACGAGTTCCACGCGCTCCCGCCGACCATGCAACAGGCCGTCGTGTCGTACAAAAAGTGA
- a CDS encoding flavin reductase family protein yields MNRMTNATTDPSESLAAALGRVPSGLYVLTAHNGADETGMLASWVQQCSFDPPQVSVAVNNQRYVLDWLRDDATFVVNVIPEGGKALVAHFGKGFSPGEPAFDGLQVAREHGVPPVLLAAHAYLVCRVAGRIAAGDHTLVVGRVTAGAVLHDGKPTVHVRKNGLKY; encoded by the coding sequence ATGAATCGCATGACAAACGCGACCACCGATCCGTCCGAGTCACTCGCCGCCGCGCTCGGGCGCGTACCGAGCGGACTGTACGTCCTCACCGCCCACAACGGCGCCGACGAAACCGGAATGCTCGCGTCCTGGGTGCAGCAGTGCTCCTTCGACCCGCCCCAAGTGTCGGTCGCGGTGAACAACCAGCGCTACGTGCTCGACTGGCTCCGGGACGACGCCACGTTCGTTGTGAACGTCATCCCGGAGGGCGGAAAGGCACTCGTCGCGCACTTCGGGAAGGGCTTCTCACCGGGCGAACCGGCCTTCGACGGGTTGCAGGTGGCGCGCGAGCACGGAGTCCCGCCCGTGCTTCTCGCGGCCCACGCCTACCTCGTGTGCCGGGTCGCGGGGCGGATCGCGGCGGGCGACCACACGCTCGTCGTCGGCCGCGTCACCGCGGGGGCCGTGCTCCACGACGGTAAGCCCACCGTTCACGTGCGCAAAAACGGGCTGAAATACTAA
- a CDS encoding sulfite oxidase-like oxidoreductase: protein MADEPIISSDTRRENRLPPRQALTQKWPVLHAGSVPPFDPAKWTLTLFPAPLTGAVKQFTWAQFGTLLRCHVFADIHCVTRWSKLDNLWEGVATRELRNHITVSPRAKFVMVHCEYGFTTNLPIEDFFAEDCLLATHHNGQPLTPEHGYPLRLVVPRLYAWKSAKWVRGIEFLEEDRPGYWESWENGGYHMRGDPWQGGDSGDGQRFRPGTETGGRGDL from the coding sequence ATGGCCGACGAACCGATCATCAGTTCCGATACCCGGCGCGAGAACCGCCTGCCCCCGCGACAAGCTCTCACGCAGAAGTGGCCGGTGCTGCACGCCGGGAGCGTCCCGCCGTTCGATCCGGCGAAGTGGACGCTCACCCTGTTCCCGGCCCCGCTCACCGGCGCGGTCAAGCAGTTCACCTGGGCGCAGTTCGGTACCCTTCTCCGTTGCCACGTGTTCGCGGACATTCACTGCGTCACGCGCTGGAGCAAGCTGGACAATTTGTGGGAGGGCGTCGCCACGCGCGAGTTACGGAACCACATCACGGTGTCCCCGCGGGCGAAGTTCGTGATGGTCCACTGCGAGTACGGGTTCACCACGAACCTGCCGATCGAGGACTTCTTCGCCGAAGACTGCCTCCTCGCGACGCACCACAACGGCCAACCGCTCACGCCGGAGCACGGCTACCCGCTCCGGCTGGTCGTGCCGCGGCTGTATGCGTGGAAGAGCGCGAAATGGGTGCGCGGGATCGAATTCCTGGAAGAAGACCGCCCCGGCTACTGGGAGAGTTGGGAGAACGGCGGGTATCACATGCGCGGCGACCCGTGGCAGGGCGGCGACAGCGGCGACGGTCAGCGGTTCCGGCCCGGCACCGAAACCGGCGGGCGCGGCGATCTCTGA